The proteins below are encoded in one region of Purpureocillium takamizusanense chromosome 11, complete sequence:
- a CDS encoding uncharacterized protein (COG:S~EggNog:ENOG503P5KI), whose translation MVDTTATNGHDALDEKLGRLTRKPGVKASIVLDRASGAVLKTSGDVSALRTAKSRDAATAASFSNEAPLAEASEAKGIEDFAAMIWTFVHSSGQLVQEADTDDELRLLRLRTKKQEIVIVPDTKYLLTVVHDTPPA comes from the exons atggtcgacaccaccgcc ACAAACGGGCacgatgccctcgacgagAAGCTGGGCCGGTTGACCAGAAAGCCCGGCGTTAAGGCGAGCATCGTCCTGGaccgcgccagcggcgccgtgctcaAAACCAGCGGCGACGTGTCGGCCTTGAGGACGGCCAAgtcccgcgacgccgcgacggccgcgtcgttCTCCAACGAGGCTCCTCTGGCGGAGGCGAGTgaggccaagggcatcgaggACTTTGCTGCCATGATATGGACTTTTGTCCACAGCTCCGGGCAGCTGGTGCAGGAAGCGGACACAGAT GACGAGCTCAGGTTGCTGCGACTACGAACCAAGAAGCAGGAGATTGTCATTGTCCCCGACACGAAATACCTCCTCACTGTTGTCCACGATACACCCCCTGCGTGA
- the IPI1 gene encoding rRNA processing protein (COG:S~EggNog:ENOG503NZQK) produces the protein MGSSARKKAEKKKDFQKPKYKVGKDKPKASNFTDTSFKAKSIVMGHQSLSTDAPDVAQQFKHSLSLASSSRSDKQRRESLAYLTSQLSSQPPINPVGTHAVLAKLLPLISDSSTPVRAQLLKLLRSLPQDEVRHSIEHAVMYIRAGMTHLSSDISNDALGVMEWLLDVADDELVTCPGGWVKTLNTFCAMMGWAVATSNGGWTSGARGTLKAKDAQTLARQITALSKFLGAGFKNEDVGDTDSSEYWDNLYRIPRAPNAFDYLNLSGARRDEEGEMYSSREARQQAFNRRFLDPMMKGLDKAKKEGGATGRAASTLEQTLLDGMQDFEPSTAMDTQDLLDLW, from the exons ATGGGGTCCAGCGCGAGAAAaaaggcggagaagaagaaggactTTCAG AAACCAAAGTACAAGGTCGGAAAGGATAAGCCCAAGGCCTCGAACTTTACCGATACTAGCTTCAAGGCAAAGT CCATTGTGATGGGCCATCAATCCTTGTCGACCGATGCCCCAGATGTGGCTCAACAGTTCAAGCACAGCCtctcgttggcgtcgtcttccAGATCAGACAAGCAGCGCCGAGAGTCTTTGGCGTATCTAACCAGCCAGCTGTCTTCTCAGCCACCAATCAACCCCGTGGGAACCCACGCCGTCCTGGCCAAACTTCTACCCCTAATCTCGGACAGCTCGACACCCGTGCGAGCCCAGCTCTTGAAGCTTCTTCGGAGTCTGCCGCAGGACGAAGTCAGGCACAGCATCGAGCATGCCGTCATGTACATCCGCGCCGGGATGACGCACCTCTCCTCAGACATCAGCAacgatgccctcggcgtcaTGGAGTGGCTGCTGGACGtcgcggacgacgagctggtgACCTGTCCGGGCGGCTGGGTCAAGACCCTCAACACGTTCTGCGCCATGATGGGCTGGGCCGTCGCGACGTCGAACGGTGGCTGGACGTCTGGCGCGCGTGGGACCCTCAAGGCAAAGGACGCCCAGACCCTGGCCCGCCAGATCACCGCGTTGTCCAAGTTCCTCGGAGCTGGCTTCAAGAACGAGGACGTAGGTGACACAGACTCGTCGGAGTACTGGGACAATCTGTACAGGATACCTCGGGCACCGAATGCCTTTGATTACTTGAATCTTTCCGGAGCCaggcgcgacgaggagggcgagatGTACTCGAGCCGGGAAGCCCGACAGCAGGCCTTTAACCGACGATTTCTCGACCCGATGATGAAGGGCCTCGACAAGGCGAAAAAGGAGGGTGGGGCCACGGGCCGAGCGGCCTCTACGCTGGAGCAGACTCTGCTGGATGGGATGCAGGACTTTgagccctcgacggccatggATACGCAGGATCTCTTGGACCTTTGGTGA
- a CDS encoding uncharacterized protein (SECRETED:SignalP(1-18~SECRETED:cutsite=AMA-SS~SECRETED:prob=0.7445)): MRLIVCLSIVSTLGCAMASSPATRHAPGSRRGLPPWNPDQERHDEKKPEQEQPGLRKYQAREGYEIDTVCSGKRFKYNWEHSNCFIHGKCEGLAYRMPIDEYRTQCEAVCKCEEFQKDCTKAKADETHKQFPPVFFNVRRRGLLTWP; encoded by the exons ATGCGCTTAATCGTTTGCCTTTCCATCGTATCGACCCTTGGTTGTgccatggcgtcgtctcCGGCAACCCGGCATGCACCTGGTTCCAGACGAGGGCTCCCCCCTTGGAACCCCGACCAGGAGAGGcacgacgagaagaagcccgaACAGGAGCAGCCTGGTTTGAGGAAATATCAGGCCCGTGAGGGTTACGAGATCGACACTGTGTGCAGCGGAAAGAGATTCAAGTACAATTGGGAACATTCTAACTGCTTCATCCACGGCAAATGCGAGGGCCTCGCCTATCGAATGCCCATAGACGAGTACAGGACTCAATGCGAGGCGGTTTGCAAGTGCGAGGAGTTCCAAAAG GATTGCACAAAGGCAAAGGCCGACGAAACCCACAAACAATTCCCCCCCGTTTTTTTTAACGTTCGAAGAAGGGGCCTTCTCACATGGCCGTAA
- the HOM2 gene encoding Aspartate-semialdehyde dehydrogenase (COG:E~BUSCO:EOG09262YAU~EggNog:ENOG503NU99): protein MASQMPTKKCGVLGCTGSVGQRFVLLLAQHPTLKLHAMGASARSAGKKYRDAVRWKQARPMGDDVADMVVRECRAAEFADCDVVFSGLDSDVAGEIELEFVGAEIPVFSNAKNHRRDPLVPLVVPTVNLPHLDLIPHQRATRGLSRGFLVCNSNCAVIGLVGPFAALQAAFGPVSVVSVVTMQAVSGAGYPGVSSMDMIDNVVPFIPGEEDKLETEARKILGALSPDATAFVEQRGLRVSATCNRVPVLDGHTACVSLSFERRPAPTAEQCKQALRAYVAEAQTLGCPSAPSPAIKVFDEDDRPQPRLDRDLGNGYTVSVGRMREDESGIFDIKFTALSHNTVIGAAGSSILNAEAAVLKGYI from the exons ATGGCTTCGCAGATGCCCACCAAGAAGTGCG GCGTGCTCGGCTGCACGGGCTCCGTGGGCCAGcgcttcgtcctcctcctcgcgcagcaccCGACGCTCAAGCTGCACGCCATGGGCGCCTCCGCGCGCTCCGCCGGCAAGAAGTaccgcgacgccgtgcgGTGGAAGCAGGCCCGCCcgatgggcgacgacgtcgccgacatggTGGTGCGCGAGTGCAGGGCCGCCGAGTTTGCCGACTGCGACGTCGTCTTTAGCGGCCTGGACTCGGACGTTGCCGGCGAGATTG AACTCGAattcgtcggcgccgagatcCCCGTCTTCTCCAACGCCAAGAATCACCGCCGCGACCCCCTcgtgcccctcgtcgtccccaCCGTCAACCTCCCGCACCTCGACCTCATCCCGCACCAGCGCGCCACGCGGGGGCTCTCGCGCGGCTTCCTCGTCTGCAACTCCAACTGCGCCGTCatcgggctcgtcggccccttcgccgccctgcaggccgccTTCGgccccgtctccgtcgtcagcgtcgtcaCCATGCAGGCCGTCTCGGGCGCCGGCTACCCGGGCGTCTCCTCCATGGACATGATCGACAACGTCGTCCCCTTCAtccccggcgaggaggacaagcTCGAGACCGAGGCCCGCAAgatcctcggcgccctcagccccgacgccaccgccttcgtcgagcagcgcggcctcCGCGTCTCCGCCACCTGCAACCGCgtccccgtcctcgacggccacaCCGCCTGCGTCAGCCTGAGCTtcgagcgccgccccgccccgacCGCCGAGCAGTGCAAGCAGGCCCTGCGCGCCtacgtcgccgaggcccagaCCCTCGgctgcccctcggcgccctcccccgccatcaaggtcttcgacgaggacgaccgCCCGCAGCCCCGCCTGGACCGCGACCTGGGCAACGGCTACACCGTCAGCGTCGGCCGCAtgcgcgaggacgagagcgGCATCTTTGACATCAAGTTTACCGCCCTGAGCCATAACA CCGtcatcggcgcggcggggtcgTCTATACTCaacgccgaagccgccgtccTCAAGGGATACATCTAG
- a CDS encoding RNA helicase (EggNog:ENOG503NUBU~COG:A): MEHSGDTQVAAAPSIPSNNVPGWVGREAFNHITTTSGYGQHEWDGSARVYQWSEEFGDVGPKFPELELELFGDPALRHERAGLDFAKIDRIEVQQEGPVKINPVRTFKDAGLHPLMLENVELAGYDTPTPIQKFTIPAMLQGYDVIGIAQTGSGKTAAYLIPILSKLMGKAKKFAAPRPNPSTFVEGRDEVVAEPLVLIVVPTRELAVQIFNEARKFCYRTMLRPGVLYGGAPIRQQLALLNRGCDVLVGTPGRLIDFIGRPNVLTLRRLRYMVIDEADEMLDCDWNDELGQILSGGEQDEGNVKYGLFSATFPKAARDLAKDHLSSSHVRFRVGRAGSTTENIKQTIIQAERDEKRQVLARLLGEMHGVRTIIFTNSRQEVDSLDDFLYNMQLPVTSIHRDRTQQERECALRGFRSGKAPILIATGVMARGIDVRNVMHVINYDLPSMDHGGIEEYTHRIGRTGRIGHRGLATSFFSERDEPMASVLTRTLLETKQDIPEFLQMYVPDGPDAEKPKFETDSDFDAEDIAARGQEGGDEGGGDTWGGGDAATASNAWAGGQNTEDGNGGGGGGWGAPTSAANAGDGGWGAPASGPTGW, from the exons ATGGAGCATTCTGGAGACACCCaggttgccgccgcgcctaGCATTCCCAGCAACAATGTCCCCGGCTGGGTTGGCCGCGAAGCTTTCAACCATATCACTACCACCAGTGGCTACGGACAGCATGAGTGGGACGGAAGTGCTCGCGTGTATCAGTGGAGTGAGGAATTTGGTGACGTTGGACCCAAATTCCCTGAACTCGAACTGGAGCTCTTTGGCGATCCTGCTCTCCGCCACGAGCGTGCGGGCCTCGATTTTGCAAA GATTGATCGAATCGAGGTCCAGCAAGAGGGCCCAGTCAAGATCAACCCGGTCCGGACTTTCAAAGACGCCGGACTCCATCCGTTGATGCTCGAGAATGTCGAATTGGCCGGCTATGACACCCCAACGCCGATTCAAAAGTTTACGATCCCTGCCATGCTCCAGGGTTACGATGTCATTGGCATCGCTCAAACTG GATCGGGAAAAACTGCCGCATACTTGATTCCAATTCTCAGCAAACTCATGGGCAAAGCGAAGAAGTTTGCCGCTCCACGACCCAATCCGTCCACTttcgtcgagggccgcgatgaggtggtggcggagccGCTGGTGCTCATTGTGGTTCCTACGCGAGAACTGGCCGTGCAGATTTTCAATGAGGCACGGAAATTCTGCTACCGTACCATGCTCCGTCCAGGAGTATTGTATGGTGGCGCCCCCATCCGGCAGCAGCTTGCGCTTCTCAATCGTGGCTGTGACGTCCTGGTCGGTACTCCAGGCCGCTTGATTGACTTTATCGGCCGCCCGAACGTCCTGACACTTAGACGCCTTCGTTACATGGTCATTGATGAGGCGGATGAGATGCTGGACTGCGATTGGAATGACGAGCTTGGACAGATACTGAGTGGTGGAG AACAAGATGAAGGCAACGTGAAGTACGGTCTCTTCTCGGCCACGTTCCCCAAGGCTGCTCGCGACTTGGCCAAGGATCACCTGTCATCGTCTCACGTGCGTTTTCGCGTCGGCCGTGCGGGAAGCACGACCGAAAATATCAAACAGACCATCATCCAGGCGGAACGGGACGAGAAACGACAAGTTCTGGCTCGACTCCTGGGCGAGATGCATGGTGTTCGAACGATCATTTTCACCAACAGTCGACAGGAAGTAGACAGTCTTGACGACTTCCTGTACAACATGCAGCTGCCGGTCACCTCGATTCATCGGGACCGGACGCAACAAGAGAGAGAATGTGCACTGCGAGGCTTCCGATCCGGCAAGGCGCCGATTCTCATCGCCACCGGCGTGATGGCTCGTGGAATCGACGTGCGCAATGTCATGCACGTCATCAACTACGACCTGCCATCCATGGATCACGGCGGCATTGAGGAGTACACGCACCGTATCG GTCGAACCGGTCGAATCGGCCACCGTGGCCTGGCCACGTCCTTCTTTTCGGAGAGAGACGAGCCAATGGCCAGTGTCCTCACTCGCACCTTGCTCGAGACCAAGCAGGATATTCCGGAATTTCTGCAGATGTATGTTCCGGACGGTCCAGACGCCGAGAAGCCCAAGTTCGAGACCGACTCGGACTTTGATGCCGAGGACATTGCTGCCCGCGGCCAAGagggtggcgacgagggtggTGGAGATACTTggggcggaggcgacgcggccacTGCAAGCAACGCCTGGGCTGGTGGCCAGAACACCGAAGATGGcaacggcgggggcggcggtggatggGGAGCTCCTACCTCGGCTGCCAACGCCGGAGACGGTGGCTGGGGAGCGCCTGCTTCGGGTCCAACTGGATGGTAG
- a CDS encoding uncharacterized protein (COG:O~EggNog:ENOG503NZJC~SECRETED:SignalP(1-25~SECRETED:cutsite=SFA-AS~SECRETED:prob=0.3818)~TransMembrane:1 (n6-21c25/26o575-595i)), whose translation MRPSRIAILALFSAAFVFILFRSFAASNRRHAAAYPAQGRSKHLFGFVYYNTPFSLFPPNAAISLTDDNSTSFAARPAAFGPKLAARGLSGQLWVGSGFAEDSLDGNGELGCSDLPGWGSGNTRASLKNSFRTSAARVAATQAKSSRPKQGRQLADSGDRETLAKGRSVSGIVASSDNTDNHLNDKTAGALSRRDASPPASQHADIQSIQEAAEIEGKIVLLMRGGCGFLEKVMWAQRRGAIAVIVGDNQKGGPLIQMFAHGSEVDNVTVPSVFTARTTAHLLSSLTQPGSFIEDTLDDNGNAVLKVQQGPRSRPHRKRSLRKRRTASRSTAASTSKTKRTVANDKVGSATSTTTGKRGGLASFFSWGKSSRATGDQSRPPSSGRLDWVLVEDWSDEKDKALKDSIGKSKKPNSAKDDFVIGVQDWRDPDLVDKSGAKKGAGAEKPAGQKGASNAKDRTDSAGKGTPEANGPKGGSITPGSGEYNPVNVLHKDSKDAAGARSASANAAAGSTGHGLMSKLFGDDGDHKGSGAHGLTDGHNEVPTDPEHDPESEPHEGLWVTITPTSSATPFFDTLLVLVISPLVTLTVVYALLIVRARIRRRRWRAPKSVVDRLPVRTYHTVASSTSSSPRLPSPASATPTTPLLQQQHSVARPRPRSRTTTGVLESENFLAHSAAVPTPSGSSRARNEHEKGAGGFSAEWRKYMGRQVECVVCLEEYVDGVSRVMSLPCGHEFHADCITPWLTTRRRTCPICKGDVVRSLAHGSRNGPRYDHYHEDSDDDVSIEASGSGSSDRTADVEQGVLSPRPRDPEESPLPDRWFGLLSSNFAARARRQSPTPPPGDRSR comes from the exons atgcggccgtcgcgcatcgccatcctcgccctcttctccgccgccttcgtcttCATCCTATTCCGCTCCTTCGCCGCGTCGAACCgacgccatgccgccgcctaTCCCGCCCAAGGCCGCTCGAAGCACCTCTTTGGCTTCGTCTACTACAACACCCCCTTCTCGCTGTTCCCCCCCAACGCTGCCATCAGCTTGACCGACGACAACAGCACCTCGTTTGCCGCTCGCCCGGCCGCCTTTGGACCGAAGTTGGCGGCTCGCGGCTTGAGCGGCCAGCTCTgggtcggcagcggcttcgCCGAGGACAgcctcgacggcaacggtGAGCTGGGTTGCAGCGACCTTCCCGGCtggggcagcggcaacacGAGAGCGTCGTTGAAAAACTCGTTCCGAacgagcgccgcccgcgtcgccgccacgcagGCAAAGTCGAGCCGTCCGAAGCAAGGTAGACAGCTCGCCGACTCGGGCGATCGCGAGACCCTTGCCAAGGGTCGCTCCGTGTCTGGTATCGTCGCCAGCTCCGACAACACCGACAACCACCTCAACGACAAGACGGCCGGCGCCCTCTCGCGGCGCGATGCGTCTCCCCCGGCCTCGCAGCACGCGGATATCCAGTCCATCcaagaggccgccgagatcgAGGGCAAGATTGTTCTGCTCATgcgcggcggatgcggcTTCCTGGAGAAAGTCATGTgggcgcagcggcgcggcgccatcgccgtcatcgtcggcgacaaTCAAAAGGGCGGGCCCCTCATCCAGATGTTTGCACACGGCAGCGAGGTGGACAATGTCACCGTCCCGTCGGTGTTCACCGCTCGAACGACCGCGCACCTGTTGTCCTCCCTGACGCAGCCAGGCAGTTTCATCGAGGACACGCTCGATGACAACGGCAACGCAGTCCTCAAAGTGCAGCAGGGTCCCAGGTCGAGACCGCACCGAAAGCGATCGCTCCGGAAGAGACGGACAGCGTCTcgcagcacggcggcatcgacttcGAAGACGAAACGGACAGTAGCAAACGACAAGGTGGGCAGCGCGACGTCCACTACAACTGGCAAACGCGGGGGGCTTGCCAGCTTTTTCAGCTGGGGGAAATCGTCCCGGGCTACCGGCGATCAGAGCCGaccgcccagcagcggccgtCTGGATTgggtcctcgtcgaagacTGGAGCGATGAGAAGGacaaggccctcaaggacAGCATCGGAAAGTCCAAAAAGCCGAactcggccaaggacgacttTGTCATTGGCGTGCAAGACTGGCGCGACCCTGACCTGGTGGACAAGTCTGGCGCGAAGaagggcgctggcgcagaaAAGCCAGCTGGCCAGAAAGGGGCCTCCAACGCCAAGGACCGCACCGACAGTGCTGGCAAAGGTACGCCCGAGGCTAACGGCCCCAAGGGCGGCAGCATCACCCCAGGCAGCGGCGAGTACAATCCTGTCAATGTTCTTCACAAGGATAGCAAGGACGCAGCCGGCGCCAGGTCGGCTTCGGCCAACGCAGCGGCCGGGAGCACGGGTCACGGGCTCATGTCTAAGCTGttcggcgatgacggcgaccACAAGGGGTCCGGCGCTCATGGCCTAACAGACGGCCACAACGAAGTTCCCACTGATCCGGAGCACGACCCCGAATCCGAGCCGCACGAAGGCCTGTGGGTGACAATCACCCCCACAAGCAGCGCGACGCCTTTCTTCGACACGCTTCTCGTCCTTGTCATCAGCCCGTTGGTCACGCTGACGGTCGTCTACGCACTCCTCATTGTTCGCGCGAGGatccgtcgccgacgatggcgggcgCCAAAGTCTGTCGTGGACCGGCTGCCCGTGCGCACGTACCACACGGTCGCCTCTTCGACCAGCTCGTCTccgcggctgccgtcgccggccagcgcAACCCCGACAACACCGCTtctacagcagcagcacagcgTGGCGAGGCCACGACCGCGCTCCAGAACCACCACGGGCGTGCTGGAGAGCGAGAACTTCCTAGCCCACAGCGCCGCAGTACCCACGCCGTCGGGATCGTCGAGGGCCAGGAACGAGCACGAGAAGGGCGCGGGAGGTTTCTCGGCAGAGTGGAGGAAGTATATGGGAAGGCAAGTCGAGTGCGTGGTCTGCCTGGAGGAGTACGTGGACGGCGTGAGCAGGGTCATGAGTCTTCCCTGCGGCCACGAGTTCCACGCCGACTGCAT AACCCCTTGGTTGACTACCCGTCGACGCACGTGCCCCATCTGCAAGGGTGACGTCGTCCGGTCCCTGGCGCACGGATCCCGAAACGGCCCGCGGTACGACCACTACCACgaggacagcgacgacgacgtgtcGATCGAGGCCTCGGGCTCCGGCTCGTCGGACAGGACGGCCGACGTCGAACAGGGCGTGCTCTCCCCGCGTCCCAGAGACCCAGAAGAGTCTCCGCTACCGGACCGCTGGTTTGGGCTGCTCTCTAGCAACTTCGCCGCTCGGGCCAGGCGGCAGTCGCCGACCCCACCACCGGGGGATCGTAGCCGATGA
- the MSC7 gene encoding Meiotic Sister-Chromatid recombination aldehyde dehydrogenase (COG:C~TransMembrane:1 (i51-69o)~EggNog:ENOG503NXCB): MEALTVRVVAFWLEVADYATSRLGVSCVFPSSCPPPNQLTASRGSISTPQVAAAVVAVVASTLLVRFLLTETSQPILYSVPPPKVASPETFLDEPSIREPGSSAIRCYAPATGQLLGRVNASSPGAIDRSVAAAAAAQASWAARTTFAQRRAVLRTLLRHVLDHAEDICRVAALDSGKTMVDAQLGEILVTVERIQWTLKHGERALRPSRRPTNLLMAYKRNTVHYEPMGVVAALVSWNYPFHNMLGPIVSALFAGNAIVVKVSEQTAWSSAYFLAVARGALAAHGHDPALVQAVACWPQTAGHLTSHPGVAHVTFIGSQAVARHVAASAATSLTPVVAELGGKDPSIVLDSAAGDLPRIAEVILRGTFQAAGQNCIGIERVIAAGAVYDRLVAMLEPRVRALRLGPDADVGAMISDASFDRLERLVADAVRQGARLLAGGRRAHHPDYPRGHYFQPTLLVDVTPDMAIAQQECFAPVLTMLRAPSSSPADVLAVANAPDFGLGASVYGSERDPALAQVVGGLRAGMVAVNDFAAYYAVQLPFGGVAGSGYGRFAGEEGLRGMCNLKSVCEDRLGWLGLRTAIPPPVQYPVPSQQRGWSFTQGVVELGYGGPVRKAKGLARLLRNM; this comes from the coding sequence ATGGAGGCCCTGACTGTGCGGGTGGTGGCCTTCTggctcgaggtcgccgactATGCTACCTCGCGGCTGGGCGTCTCGTGCGTCTTTCCCTCGTCTTGTCCCCCCCCAAACCAGCTAACCGCGAGCCGCGGCAGTATAAGCACGCCCcaggtggccgcggccgtcgtcgccgtcgtcgcctccacGCTCCTGGTCCGGTTCCTCCTCACAGAGACCTCGCAGCCGATTCTCTACTCGGTGCCCCCGCCCAAGgtcgcctcgcccgagacgttcctcgacgagccgtcgATCCGCGAGcccgggtcgtcggcgaTACGATGCTacgcgccggcgacgggacAGCTGCTGGGCCGTGTCaacgcgtcgtcgccgggcgccatcgaccggtccgtggcggcggcggcggctgcgcaggcgtcctgggcggcgcgcaccaCCTTTGCCCAGCGTAGGGCCGTGCTGCGCACTCTCCTGCGACACGTGCTCGATCACGCAGAGGACATTTgccgcgtcgcggcgctcgacagCGGGAAGACCATGGTGGATGCGCAGCTGGGGGAGATTCTCGTCACCGTCGAGAGGATCCAGTGGACGCTCAAGCATGGCGAGCGCGCGCtccggccgtcgcgccgcccgacgaaCCTCCTCATGGCGTACAAGCGCAACACGGTGCACTACGAGCccatgggcgtcgtcgccgccctcgtcagctGGAACTACCCCTTCCACAACATGCTGGGCCCCATCGTCAGCGCCCTTTTCGCCGGcaacgccatcgtcgtcaaggtcTCGGAGCAGACGGCCTGGTCCAGCGCCtacttcctcgccgtcgcccgcggcgccctcgccgcccacggccacgacccggccctcgtccaggccgtcgcctgcTGGCCCCAGACGGCCGGCCACCTCACCTCCCATCCGGGCGTCGCCCACGTCACCTTTATCGGTtcccaggccgtcgcccgccacgtcgccgccagcgccgccaccagcctcacgcccgtcgtcgccgagctcggcggcaaggacccctccatcgtcctcgactcggccgccggcgacctgccccgcatcgccgaggtcaTCCTCCGCGGCACCttccaggccgccggccagaACTGCATCGGCATCGagcgcgtcatcgccgccggcgccgtctatgaccgcctcgtcgccatgctcgagCCCCGCGTTCGCGCCCTCCGCCTcgggcccgacgccgacgtcggtgCCATGATCTCCGACGCCTCCTTTgaccgcctcgagcgcctcgtcgccgacgccgtccgccagggcgcccgcctccttgccGGCGGTCGCCGTGCCCACCACCCAGATTACCCCCGCGGCCACTACTTCCAGCCcaccctcctcgtcgacgtcaccCCGGACATGGCCATCGCCCAGCAAGAGTGCTTTGCCCCCGTCCTGACCATGCTGCGGgctccatcctcctcccccgccgatgtcctcgccgtcgccaacgcccCCGACTTTGGGCTCGGCGCCTCCGTCTACGGCTCCGAGCGCGaccccgccctcgcccaggtcgtcggcggcctccgCGCGGGCATGGTCGCCGTCAACGACTTCGCCGCCTACTACGCCGTCCAGCTGccctttggcggcgtcgccggctcCGGCTACGGCCGcttcgccggcgaggagggcctcCGCGGCATGTGCAACCTCAAGAGCGTCTGCGAGGACCGCCTCGGATGGCTCGGCCTCCGCACCGCCATCCCCCCGCCCGTTCAGTACCCCGTCcccagccagcagcgcggctGGAGCTTCACTcaaggcgtcgtcgagctcggctaCGGCGGGCCCGTCAGGAAGGCCAAGGGCCTGGCCAGGCTGCTTAGGAACATGTAG